A part of Campylobacter ureolyticus ACS-301-V-Sch3b genomic DNA contains:
- a CDS encoding ComF family protein: MRCLNCRCLSIKTFCKSCKKILSEHTLSKREFNGFKVYSFYKYSDIKNLIHSKHHLHGVFIYKNLAKLSFTKFAKTFKFNEKILAIPLDDNIKSDYSHTAILAKALNSSEIKPVYNALRANSDVKYSGKSLKFRLQNKRDFKILKKINKPVILVDDLITTGSTMKEAFKVCQKAGINVLFGLTLADAKE, translated from the coding sequence ATGAGATGTTTAAATTGTAGATGCCTTAGTATAAAAACTTTTTGTAAAAGTTGTAAAAAAATACTTAGCGAACACACTTTATCTAAAAGAGAATTTAACGGCTTTAAGGTTTATTCGTTTTACAAATATAGTGATATTAAAAACTTAATTCACTCAAAGCATCATTTACACGGAGTTTTTATCTATAAAAATTTAGCAAAATTAAGTTTTACAAAATTTGCTAAAACTTTTAAATTTAATGAAAAAATTTTAGCAATTCCTTTGGATGATAATATTAAAAGTGATTATTCTCATACTGCTATTTTGGCAAAAGCCCTAAATTCAAGCGAAATAAAGCCAGTTTATAATGCTTTAAGAGCAAATTCTGATGTCAAATATAGTGGAAAAAGTTTAAAATTTAGACTTCAAAACAAGCGAGATTTTAAAATTTTAAAAAAAATTAATAAGCCAGTTATCTTGGTAGATGATTTGATAACAACTGGCTCAACTATGAAAGAGGCTTTTAAAGTTTGCCAAAAAGCAGG
- a CDS encoding 2-hydroxymuconate tautomerase family protein yields MPFVKICVTKENNEPTKEQKELLINEVLGKNKSSIVVIIEEIDTDNYGLGGKSITNLRKK; encoded by the coding sequence ATGCCATTTGTTAAAATTTGTGTTACTAAAGAAAATAATGAGCCGACAAAAGAGCAAAAAGAACTTTTAATAAATGAGGTTTTAGGTAAAAATAAAAGCTCAATCGTTGTCATAATAGAAGAAATTGATACTGATAATTATGGACTTGGTGGCAAGAGCATAACAAATTTAAGAAAAAAGTGA
- the lepA gene encoding translation elongation factor 4 — translation MESNIRNFSIIAHIDHGKSTLADRIIQECGAVSDRQMNSQVMDNMDIEKERGITIKAQSVRLNYELNKKKYIINLIDTPGHVDFSYEVSRSLASCEGAILVVDASQGVQAQTIANVYIALEHNLEIIPVLNKIDLPAANPERVKEEIEHVIGLDCSDAIEVSAKTGFGIDELLKAIIERIPAPKVANDKPLKALIYDSWFDNYLGALALVRIYDGNIKINDEVLVMGTGKKHLVIDLLYPNPIAPIKTKELKSGEVGIVVLGLKTVSDVAVGDTITLFKNKASEPIGGFEKAKPFVFAGIYPIETDKFEDLRDALDKLSLNDSSISYEPETSAALGFGFRVGFLGLLHMEVVKERLEREFDLDLIATAPTVTYEVYKTDGNMFEIQNPSELPPINEIEAIKEPYVKATIITPSEFLGNIMTLVNNRRGIQTKMDYITPERVLLEYDIPMNEIVMDFYDRLKSCTKGYASFDYEVSDYRAGDLVKLDIKVAGENVDALSIIVPRDKALSKGRDLVKAMKDIVPRQLFEVAIQASIGNKIIARENVRSMGKNVTAKCYGGDISRKRKLLEKQKEGKKRMKQVGKVSLPSEAFLSVLKID, via the coding sequence ATGGAAAGCAATATTAGAAATTTTAGCATTATAGCTCATATTGATCACGGAAAAAGCACTTTGGCTGATCGCATTATACAAGAATGTGGTGCGGTGAGCGATAGACAGATGAATTCGCAGGTTATGGACAATATGGATATTGAAAAAGAGCGCGGAATTACGATAAAGGCTCAATCTGTTAGATTAAACTATGAGCTTAACAAAAAAAAATATATTATAAATTTAATTGATACTCCAGGGCATGTTGATTTTAGTTATGAGGTTAGTAGAAGCCTTGCAAGTTGCGAGGGCGCTATTCTTGTGGTTGATGCAAGCCAAGGTGTGCAGGCTCAAACTATCGCAAATGTTTATATTGCACTTGAGCACAACCTTGAGATAATTCCTGTTTTAAATAAAATAGATCTTCCAGCGGCAAACCCCGAGCGTGTAAAAGAAGAAATTGAGCATGTTATTGGGCTTGATTGTAGTGATGCTATAGAAGTAAGTGCAAAAACTGGATTTGGCATAGATGAACTTTTAAAAGCAATTATTGAGAGGATTCCAGCGCCAAAAGTTGCAAATGATAAGCCTTTAAAAGCTTTGATTTATGATAGTTGGTTTGATAATTATTTAGGAGCTTTAGCTTTAGTAAGAATTTATGATGGAAATATAAAAATAAATGATGAAGTTTTAGTTATGGGAACTGGCAAAAAACATCTTGTTATAGATCTTTTATACCCAAATCCAATTGCGCCAATTAAGACAAAAGAGCTTAAAAGTGGTGAAGTTGGGATCGTTGTTTTAGGTCTTAAAACAGTTAGTGATGTAGCAGTTGGAGATACTATAACATTATTTAAAAATAAAGCAAGTGAGCCAATTGGAGGTTTTGAAAAGGCAAAACCTTTTGTTTTTGCTGGAATTTATCCTATAGAAACTGATAAATTTGAAGATTTAAGAGATGCGCTTGATAAGCTTAGTTTAAATGATAGTTCTATAAGTTATGAGCCTGAAACTTCTGCAGCACTTGGTTTTGGGTTTAGAGTTGGGTTTTTGGGACTACTTCACATGGAAGTTGTAAAAGAAAGACTTGAAAGAGAGTTTGATCTTGATTTAATCGCTACAGCGCCAACTGTAACTTATGAAGTTTATAAAACAGATGGAAATATGTTTGAAATTCAAAACCCAAGCGAACTTCCACCAATTAATGAGATAGAGGCTATCAAAGAGCCCTATGTAAAAGCTACTATTATAACTCCAAGTGAGTTTTTAGGTAACATTATGACTTTAGTAAACAATCGGCGCGGAATTCAAACAAAGATGGATTATATAACACCTGAAAGAGTGCTTTTAGAATATGATATCCCTATGAATGAAATAGTTATGGATTTTTATGATAGGCTAAAATCTTGCACAAAAGGATATGCTAGTTTTGATTATGAAGTAAGTGATTATAGAGCAGGTGATTTGGTAAAACTAGATATTAAAGTTGCGGGCGAAAATGTAGATGCTCTTTCAATAATAGTCCCAAGAGATAAGGCTTTAAGCAAAGGAAGAGATCTTGTAAAAGCTATGAAAGATATCGTTCCAAGACAGCTTTTTGAAGTAGCTATCCAAGCAAGTATTGGAAATAAAATAATAGCACGTGAAAATGTCCGTTCAATGGGCAAAAATGTAACAGCAAAATGTTATGGTGGAGATATCTCACGAAAAAGAAAACTACTTGAAAAGCAAAAAGAAGGTAAAAAAAGAATGAAACAAGTTGGAAAAGTAAGCTTGCCAAGCGAGGCATTTTTAAGTGTTTTAAAGATTGATTAA
- a CDS encoding ribose-phosphate pyrophosphokinase: MRGYKIFSGTANVEFSKKISKYLSLPLGECSIKTFSDGEISVQIGESVRGKDVFIIQPTCAPANSNLMELLILSDALKRSSASSITAILPYFGYARQDRKAAPRVPITAKLVADMMQVAGIDRVVTMDLHAGQIQGFFDQPVDNLYGSIVFTDYVKSKNLKNPIVASPDVGGVARARSLAKKLGLDMVIVDKRREEANKSEVMNVIGDVNGKDVILVDDIIDTAGTIVKAAAAFKERGATSVMAFCTHPVLSGKAYENLQNDALDELVVTDTIPLCEKGQNFKKIKVISVAPLFGEVIRRVYHDESVNSLFA, encoded by the coding sequence ATGCGAGGTTATAAAATATTTTCTGGAACTGCAAATGTTGAGTTTTCTAAAAAAATTTCTAAATATCTTTCTTTACCACTTGGCGAGTGTTCTATTAAAACTTTCAGCGATGGTGAGATAAGCGTTCAAATAGGTGAAAGCGTAAGAGGAAAAGATGTTTTTATCATCCAACCAACTTGTGCTCCGGCTAATTCAAATTTAATGGAGCTTTTAATTTTAAGTGATGCATTAAAAAGAAGCAGTGCTAGCAGTATAACTGCGATATTACCATATTTTGGATATGCAAGACAAGATAGAAAGGCTGCTCCAAGAGTGCCTATTACTGCAAAATTAGTGGCAGATATGATGCAGGTTGCTGGAATAGATAGAGTTGTTACTATGGATTTGCACGCTGGACAAATTCAAGGATTTTTTGACCAGCCAGTTGATAATTTATATGGTTCAATTGTTTTTACAGATTATGTAAAAAGTAAAAATCTTAAAAATCCAATTGTGGCAAGCCCAGATGTTGGTGGTGTAGCAAGAGCTAGAAGTTTAGCAAAAAAACTTGGTCTTGATATGGTGATTGTTGATAAAAGAAGAGAAGAAGCAAATAAAAGTGAAGTTATGAATGTCATTGGCGATGTAAATGGCAAAGATGTGATTTTAGTAGATGATATTATAGATACTGCTGGAACTATAGTAAAAGCTGCAGCTGCTTTTAAAGAAAGAGGTGCAACTAGCGTAATGGCTTTTTGTACTCATCCAGTTTTAAGCGGAAAAGCCTATGAAAATTTACAAAATGATGCTTTAGATGAACTTGTTGTAACTGATACAATCCCACTTTGCGAAAAGGGACAAAATTTTAAAAAAATAAAAGTTATAAGCGTTGCTCCACTTTTTGGCGAAGTTATAAGAAGAGTTTATCACGATGAGAGCGTAAATAGCCTATTTGCATAA